Proteins encoded within one genomic window of Mycobacteriales bacterium:
- a CDS encoding GntR family transcriptional regulator, with the protein MSALQPIESVQLGDRTFNSIRQAIISGELAPGQPLRDRVLAQTLGVSRTPVREALYRLEHGALVTSQGRSGWTVAAFTEQDIRELFELRRALEPLGIDKLERDGDDGAVDELATFFGEFSHPVPESKFDEYFVCDHAFHKRIVSCSGNDRLTRFYGVIEDQIDRGRHFLSTTSVGRVDANLDEHLAISSAVADRDFARARAELVHHLDMGEQLMLDRVHRRTERS; encoded by the coding sequence ATGAGCGCGTTGCAGCCGATCGAGTCGGTCCAACTCGGCGACCGGACGTTCAACTCCATCCGGCAGGCGATCATCAGCGGTGAGCTGGCTCCTGGCCAACCGTTACGTGACCGGGTCCTCGCCCAGACGCTCGGGGTGAGCCGGACGCCGGTCCGCGAGGCGCTGTACCGGCTCGAGCACGGCGCCCTGGTGACGTCGCAGGGTCGCAGTGGCTGGACCGTGGCCGCCTTCACCGAACAAGACATCCGGGAGCTCTTCGAGCTCCGGCGCGCCCTGGAGCCCCTGGGTATCGACAAGTTGGAACGCGACGGCGACGACGGAGCGGTCGACGAGCTGGCCACATTCTTCGGCGAGTTCAGCCATCCGGTGCCGGAGAGCAAGTTCGACGAGTACTTCGTCTGTGACCATGCCTTCCACAAGCGCATCGTCTCCTGCAGCGGAAACGATCGGCTCACCCGGTTCTACGGCGTCATCGAGGATCAGATCGACCGCGGCAGGCACTTCCTGTCCACCACCTCTGTCGGCCGGGTCGACGCGAACCTCGACGAACACCTGGCCATCAGCTCGGCCGTCGCCGATCGAGACTTCGCCAGGGCACGGGCCGAACTCGTCCATCACCTCGACATGGGCGAGCAGCTCATGCTCGACCGCGTGCACCGGCGAACGGAGCGCTCATGA